From the Nitrospira sp. genome, one window contains:
- a CDS encoding type II toxin-antitoxin system VapC family toxin, with the protein MVLLDVNVLVYAHREDSPRHIEYLRWLEDLVNSDHAYGLSDLVLSGFLRVVTHPKVFNPPSGTDKALAFAEELRNQSTCAIINPGPRHWDIFCRLCKSSGIKGNLVPDAFLAALAIESGSEWVTADRDYHRFPGLRVRHPLE; encoded by the coding sequence ATGGTTCTTCTTGACGTCAATGTACTGGTCTATGCCCACCGCGAGGACTCACCCCGCCACATTGAATATCTCCGCTGGCTTGAAGATCTCGTCAACTCTGATCATGCCTACGGCCTGTCCGATCTTGTCTTAAGCGGTTTTCTCCGCGTCGTCACCCACCCCAAAGTCTTTAATCCACCGAGCGGAACCGATAAAGCCTTGGCATTTGCGGAAGAGTTACGAAACCAATCCACCTGCGCCATCATCAACCCCGGCCCACGTCATTGGGACATCTTTTGCCGCCTGTGCAAGAGCTCAGGGATCAAGGGAAACCTAGTTCCGGATGCCTTCCTTGCTGCCCTGGCTATCGAAAGCGGGAGCGAGTGGGTCACAGCCGATCGCGACTATCATCGCTTCCCCGGTCTTCGTGTGCGCCACCCGCTTGAGTAG
- a CDS encoding type II toxin-antitoxin system RelE/ParE family toxin, translated as MKIPATPRETVLCDCCYPPVRAEVDRCHVWHYTFRVIKTFADRRTRELYESGKSKRFPPGIWERAVRKLEYLDLATSVTELSVLPSNRLHKLERDRAGQYSISINDQWRVCFRFEDGDAYEVEIADYH; from the coding sequence ATGAAGATCCCTGCCACGCCCCGTGAAACGGTCCTGTGCGACTGTTGCTACCCGCCGGTTCGAGCCGAGGTTGACAGGTGTCACGTATGGCATTACACTTTCCGCGTGATCAAGACCTTTGCCGACAGGCGTACGAGGGAGCTGTACGAGAGCGGTAAGTCGAAGCGCTTTCCTCCGGGAATCTGGGAGCGGGCAGTACGGAAACTGGAATATCTTGATCTCGCGACGAGCGTAACTGAGCTATCTGTACTTCCGAGCAATCGACTTCACAAATTGGAACGAGACCGGGCTGGGCAATATTCGATTTCCATCAACGACCAATGGCGAGTGTGCTTTCGATTTGAAGATGGCGATGCGTACGAGGTTGAGATAGCCGATTATCATTGA
- a CDS encoding HigA family addiction module antitoxin, whose amino-acid sequence MSIPNKRERKVRPTHPGVMLREDFLPEYGLTVSSFAKSLRVSRQTVNELLRERRAVSPEMALRLSRLFGNSPEFWLNAQRAVDLWEAARNIKDTINHISPLTAA is encoded by the coding sequence ATGAGCATCCCCAACAAGCGAGAGCGTAAAGTCCGGCCCACGCATCCTGGGGTGATGCTGCGGGAGGATTTCTTGCCGGAGTATGGCTTGACCGTATCCAGCTTTGCCAAATCTCTTCGGGTGTCTCGCCAGACGGTGAATGAGTTGCTGCGGGAACGGCGTGCAGTGAGTCCTGAGATGGCGTTGCGACTCTCTCGCTTATTCGGCAACAGTCCTGAATTCTGGTTGAATGCCCAGCGTGCGGTGGACTTGTGGGAGGCTGCGCGGAACATCAAAGATACGATCAATCACATCTCCCCGCTGACCGCTGCTTAG
- a CDS encoding transposase produces the protein MARQLRVEYPGALYHLTARGNDQQPIFHDETDRQHFLTLFGDEILQQHWRCYAYCLMGNHYHLLLETPEPNLSRGMRRLNGSYTQRFNWRHRRVGHLLQGRFKSLVVERESYLLELCRYVVLNPVRAGMVVAPQEWMWSSYGATAGLRTAPPWLDVTSVLGLFDAAQDRARQHYQQFVADGVGRPSPWAQITGQIFLGSPAFRERMATLLPDQRPANVPLAQTDPTRLDAREILNHVAAVYGISTAAMVARTHREAYQTAVWLLRRAANEPLNLVAVRFGVSASRISKIQDSVESTPLTPQQQTVMERCKVKQ, from the coding sequence ATGGCTCGCCAACTGCGCGTGGAATATCCCGGCGCACTCTACCACCTCACCGCGCGCGGCAATGATCAGCAACCGATCTTTCACGACGAGACCGACCGGCAGCATTTCCTGACATTGTTCGGTGACGAAATCCTCCAACAGCACTGGCGCTGTTATGCCTATTGCCTGATGGGCAATCACTATCATCTGCTGCTCGAAACGCCTGAACCGAACCTGAGTCGCGGCATGCGACGCCTCAATGGGTCTTATACCCAGCGCTTTAATTGGCGACATCGCCGGGTCGGCCATCTGCTGCAAGGCCGATTCAAAAGTCTGGTCGTGGAGCGGGAAAGTTATCTCCTGGAACTCTGTCGGTATGTGGTGCTGAATCCCGTTCGGGCGGGAATGGTTGTGGCTCCGCAGGAATGGATGTGGAGCAGTTATGGGGCGACGGCGGGGCTGCGCACGGCGCCGCCGTGGCTAGATGTGACGAGCGTGCTCGGTCTGTTTGATGCAGCCCAAGACCGGGCTCGGCAGCACTATCAGCAGTTCGTCGCGGACGGCGTCGGACGTCCGTCACCGTGGGCTCAAATCACCGGCCAGATTTTTTTAGGAAGCCCGGCATTTCGGGAGCGCATGGCCACGCTCCTGCCTGATCAACGACCGGCGAATGTACCCTTAGCGCAAACTGATCCGACGCGGCTGGACGCGAGAGAAATCCTGAATCACGTCGCGGCAGTCTATGGGATTTCGACCGCAGCCATGGTCGCTCGTACGCATCGAGAGGCCTACCAGACCGCTGTGTGGTTGTTGCGACGCGCCGCGAACGAACCGTTGAACCTGGTTGCCGTGCGATTCGGCGTGTCCGCTTCGCGGATTTCGAAAATTCAAGACTCGGTTGAATCGACGCCCCTCACACCTCAGCAGCAAACGGTAATGGAGCGGTGCAAAGTCAAGCAATGA
- a CDS encoding DUF2283 domain-containing protein: MEAVKVFDKKDVPLDWEYDDDADTLYLSFGKPKAATGLDIGQGVIVRYDEQACEVVGLTIVGVGRRLEEYVKTKA; this comes from the coding sequence ATGGAAGCCGTGAAGGTATTTGATAAGAAAGATGTGCCTCTCGATTGGGAATACGATGACGATGCCGACACGCTCTATTTGAGTTTCGGCAAACCGAAGGCAGCTACGGGCCTCGATATCGGACAAGGCGTCATTGTTCGCTACGATGAACAGGCGTGCGAGGTGGTGGGGTTGACCATCGTCGGAGTCGGACGCCGGCTGGAAGAATACGTCAAGACGAAGGCCTGA